One genomic segment of Oncorhynchus kisutch isolate 150728-3 linkage group LG15, Okis_V2, whole genome shotgun sequence includes these proteins:
- the LOC109904905 gene encoding putative olfactory receptor 10D3 produces MEPNNRTTYLVREFLITGLDEVQHPKLVGAAILLVLFLILIGSITNICVIAFNKPLHTPMYFFICSLAMVDIVFSSGTSVTMLNVLLGEERRVPYAPCMIQCFLFHFGGSMEPFAIALMAYDRLIAISYPLRYQTILTNTNVCLLILANWAVGCMLASLLTGLVNNLPFCGSNKLPYSFCEYAALVRAACVNPTYYFNAISALATAILWVNLALIMVSYMKIVYVVIQMSSSKDRRKTFNTCVSHMIVVACFFIPKVLLILVTRVGLVLTLSHRNGLVIGSSLGPSLVNPLVYCLKTKEIRGRLKYIFKRSDISPNM; encoded by the coding sequence ATGGAGCCAAACAACAGAACAACATATTTGGTAAGAGAATTCCTCATCACAGGATTGGATGAAGTACAACACCCAAAGCTGGTGGGAGCAGCCATTTTGTTGGTCCTCTTTCTCATTCTGATCGGAAGCATCACCAACATTTGTGTCATAGCATTCAACAAACCTCTGCATACCCCCATGTACTTTTTTATTTGCTCGCTGGCAATGGTAGACATAGTCTTCTCCAGCGGCACTAGTGTTACAATGCTTAACGTTCTCcttggtgaggagagaagagtcCCCTATGCACCCTGCATGATACAGTGCTTCTTATTTCATTTTGGAGGTTCTATGGAACCCTTCGCTATTGCTCTGATGGCTTATGATCGCCTTATTGCAATTTCATATCCTCTTCGATATCAGACTATCTTAACTAATACAAATGTATGTTTACTTATATTAGCCAATTGGGCAGTAGGCTGCATGCTTGCCAGTTTGTTGACTGGCTTGGTGAACAATCTGCCCTTCTGTGGCTCAAATAAACTCCCATACAGCTTTTGTGAATATGCAGCATTAGTAAGAGCAGCTTGTGTGAATCCTACATATTATTTCAATGCAATTTCTGCTTTGGCGACTGCCATATTATGGGTTAATTTAGCCTTGATAATGGTCTCATACATGAAGATAGTTTATGTAGTGATACAAATGTCTTCATCCAAAGACAGGAGGAAAACATTTAACACCTGTGTCTCCCACATGATAGTGGTGGCTTGCTTCTTTATCCCCAAGGTGTTGTTAATATTGGTCACCAGGGTTGGTTTGGTTCTCACGCTCTCTCATAGAAATGGCCTAGTCATTGGCTCTTCTCTGGGCCCCTCTCTTGTGAACCCACTTGTGTATTGTCTCAAAACCAAGGAGATTCGAGGGCgcctgaaatatattttcaagagatctgacatttctccaaatatgTAA
- the LOC116353546 gene encoding putative olfactory receptor 10D3, translating into MEPNNRTTYLVIEFLITGLDEVQHPKLVGAAILFILCLILIGSITNICVIAFNKPLHTPMYFFICSLAMVDIVYTSGISVTMLNVLLGEERRVPYAPCMIQCFLFHLGSTMEPFAIALMAYDRLIAISYPLRYQTILTNTNVFLLIIATWALGCIFAGLWTGLVNNLPFCGSNKLPYSFCEYAALVRAACVNPTFYFSVASTVATTILWVNLALIFFSYMKIVYVVIQMSSSKDRRKTFNTCVSHMIVVACFFIPKVLLILVTRVGLVLTLSHRNGLIIGSTLGPSLVNPLVYCLKTKEIRGRLKYIFKRSDISPNM; encoded by the coding sequence ATGGAGCCAAACAACAGAACAACATATTTGGTAATAGAATTCCTCATCACAGGATTGGATGAAGTACAACACCCAAAGCTGGTGGGAGCAGCCATTTTGTTcatcctctgtctcattctgatCGGAAGCATCACCAACATTTGTGTCATAGCATTCAACAAGCCTCTGCATACCCCCATGTACTTTTTTATTTGCTCGCTGGCAATGGTAGACATAGTCTACACCAGCGGCATTAGTGTTACAATGCTTAACGTTCTCcttggtgaggagagaagagtcCCCTATGCACCCTGCATGATACAGTGCTTCCTATTTCATTTAGGAAGCACTATGGAACCCTTCGCTATTGCTCTGATGGCTTATGATCGCCTTATTGCAATTTCATATCCTCTTCGATATCAGACTATCTTAACtaatacaaatgtatttttacttatAATAGCGACTTGGGCACTAGGCTGCATATTTGCAGGTTTGTGGACTGGCTTGGTGAACAATTTGCCGTTTTGTGGCTCAAATAAACTCCCATACAGCTTTTGTGAATATGCAGCCTTAGTAAGAGCAGCATGTGTGAATCCTACATTTTATTTCAGTGTAGCTTCTACTGTGGCGACCACAATATTATGGGTTAATTTAGCCTTGATATTCTTCTCATACATGAAGATAGTTTATGTAGTGATACAAATGTCTTCATCCAAAGACAGGAGGAAAACATTTAACACCTGTGTCTCCCACATGATAGTGGTGGCTTGCTTCTTTATCCCCAAGGTGTTGTTAATATTGGTCACCAGGGTTGGTTTGGTTCTCACGCTCTCTCACAGAAATGGCCTAATCATTGGCTCTACTCTGGGCCCCTCTCTTGTGAACCCACTTGTGTATTGTCTCAAAACCAAGGAGATTCGAGGGCgcctgaaatatattttcaagagatctgacatttctccaaatatgTAA